A stretch of Brevundimonas naejangsanensis DNA encodes these proteins:
- a CDS encoding amidohydrolase — protein sequence MLFSRLRGPSLAVLTCALGALSLSACATTGDAAPKTQTASAAPASKDRTMAPGLDGWANQDPYPSTYRGLPRQDMAIVGATVLTGAGQKIQNGVVVVTDGRIVAVGGADTPVPAGHQVVDARGRYVTPGIIDIHSHLGVYPSPGVQGMSDGNEATNPNTAQVWAEHSIWPQDPGFNTARAGGVTTMQILPGSANLFGGRGVTLRNVPSVTMQGMKFPNAPYGLKMACGENPSRVYGSRNQSPATGMGNVAGYRAAFIAARDYKDKWDKWRETGQGTPPTRNLQLETLAGVLDGSVLIQNHCYRADEMAVMLDVAKEFGYKITTFHHAVEAYKVAPLLAREGVCAAMWTGWWGFKMEALDGIEENAALTDAPEGSCAVIHSDDAELIQRLNQEAAAALSAGRRAGMNIAEEHAISWITLNAAKSIGIDKETGSLENGKRADVVIWSADPFSIYARADQVFIDGGLAYDRANPAFQPVSDFELGQPGFGQAAVGVAQGAR from the coding sequence ATGTTGTTCAGTCGCCTGCGGGGTCCCAGCCTCGCCGTTCTCACCTGCGCGCTCGGCGCGCTCAGCCTGTCGGCCTGCGCCACGACCGGCGACGCCGCGCCGAAGACCCAGACGGCTTCGGCGGCTCCGGCCTCGAAGGACCGGACCATGGCCCCGGGCCTGGACGGCTGGGCCAATCAGGATCCCTATCCCTCGACCTATCGCGGCCTGCCGCGCCAGGACATGGCCATCGTCGGCGCCACGGTGCTGACCGGCGCGGGCCAGAAGATCCAGAACGGCGTCGTCGTCGTCACCGACGGCCGCATCGTCGCTGTCGGCGGGGCCGACACCCCGGTCCCGGCGGGCCACCAGGTGGTGGACGCGCGCGGCCGCTACGTCACCCCGGGCATCATCGACATCCACAGCCACCTGGGCGTCTATCCTTCGCCCGGCGTGCAGGGGATGAGCGACGGCAACGAAGCCACCAACCCGAACACGGCCCAGGTCTGGGCCGAGCACTCGATCTGGCCGCAGGATCCCGGCTTCAACACCGCCCGCGCGGGCGGGGTGACGACCATGCAGATCCTGCCCGGCTCGGCCAACCTGTTCGGCGGGCGCGGCGTGACCCTGCGCAACGTGCCGTCGGTCACCATGCAGGGGATGAAGTTCCCGAACGCCCCCTACGGCCTGAAGATGGCCTGCGGCGAGAACCCGTCGCGCGTCTATGGCTCGCGCAACCAGTCGCCGGCCACCGGCATGGGCAATGTCGCCGGCTATCGCGCCGCCTTCATCGCCGCGCGCGACTACAAGGACAAGTGGGACAAGTGGCGCGAGACGGGCCAGGGCACGCCCCCGACCCGCAACCTGCAGCTGGAGACCCTGGCGGGCGTTCTGGACGGCTCGGTCCTGATCCAGAACCACTGCTACCGCGCCGACGAGATGGCGGTGATGCTCGATGTGGCCAAGGAGTTCGGCTACAAGATCACCACCTTCCACCACGCGGTCGAGGCTTACAAGGTCGCGCCGCTGCTGGCCCGCGAAGGCGTCTGCGCCGCCATGTGGACCGGCTGGTGGGGCTTCAAGATGGAAGCCCTGGACGGCATCGAGGAAAACGCCGCCCTGACCGACGCGCCCGAGGGCTCGTGCGCCGTCATCCACTCGGACGACGCCGAACTGATCCAGCGCCTCAACCAGGAAGCCGCCGCCGCCCTGTCGGCCGGTCGCCGCGCCGGGATGAACATCGCCGAAGAGCACGCCATCAGCTGGATCACGCTGAACGCCGCCAAGTCCATCGGCATCGACAAGGAGACGGGCTCGCTGGAGAACGGCAAGCGCGCCGACGTGGTGATCTGGAGCGCCGATCCCTTCTCGATCTACGCCCGCGCCGATCAGGTCTTCATCGACGGCGGCTTGGCCTATGACCGCGCCAACCCCGCCTTCCAGCCCGTATCCGACTTTGAACTGGGCCAGCCCGGCTTCGGCCAGGCCGCCGTCGGCGTCGCCCAGGGAGCTCGCTGA
- a CDS encoding electron transfer flavoprotein subunit beta/FixA family protein encodes MKVLVPVKRVIDSNVKARVKADQTGVDLANVKMSMNPFDEIAVEEAVRLKEGKEHHAAGTATEIVVVSIGVTQAQETIRTALAMGADRGVLVQSDTDLEPLAVAKVLKAVVDEEKPDLVLLGKQSIDGDNNAVGQMLAALLDWPQATFAGKLAIEGGKAVVTREVDGGLQTVAAELPAVVSVDLRLNTPRYASLPNIMKAKKKEIAMKSVADYGVDTADRLKVLKVTEPPKRSAGVKVADAAELVSKLKDAGVL; translated from the coding sequence ATGAAGGTACTCGTCCCGGTGAAACGGGTGATCGACTCCAACGTCAAGGCGCGCGTCAAGGCGGACCAGACGGGCGTCGACCTGGCCAACGTCAAGATGAGCATGAACCCCTTCGACGAGATCGCCGTCGAGGAGGCTGTGCGTCTGAAGGAAGGCAAGGAGCACCATGCGGCGGGCACGGCGACCGAGATCGTCGTCGTCTCCATCGGCGTGACCCAGGCTCAGGAAACCATCCGCACCGCCCTGGCCATGGGCGCCGATCGCGGCGTCCTGGTGCAGTCGGATACGGACCTGGAGCCGCTGGCCGTCGCCAAGGTGCTGAAGGCCGTGGTGGACGAGGAGAAGCCGGACCTGGTCCTGCTGGGCAAGCAGTCGATCGACGGCGACAACAATGCGGTGGGCCAGATGCTGGCCGCCCTGCTGGACTGGCCGCAGGCCACCTTCGCCGGCAAGCTGGCGATCGAAGGCGGCAAGGCGGTCGTCACCCGTGAAGTCGATGGCGGCCTGCAGACGGTCGCGGCGGAACTGCCCGCCGTGGTGTCGGTCGACCTGCGCCTGAACACGCCGCGCTATGCGTCGCTGCCCAACATCATGAAGGCCAAGAAGAAGGAGATCGCCATGAAGTCGGTCGCCGACTACGGCGTCGATACGGCGGATCGCCTCAAGGTGCTGAAGGTGACGGAGCCGCCGAAGCGTTCGGCGGGCGTCAAGGTCGCCGATGCGGCCGAACTGGTTTCCAAGCTCAAAGACGCAGGGGTTCTGTAA
- a CDS encoding twin transmembrane helix small protein codes for MDLFDILILIAVAAVAVTLGFGVYSLYRGGDFARTYSNKLMRLRIILQALAVLLLIAGMWWKNSHGA; via the coding sequence ATGGACCTGTTCGACATTCTGATCCTGATCGCCGTGGCGGCCGTGGCTGTCACTCTGGGCTTCGGCGTCTATTCCCTCTATCGCGGCGGGGACTTCGCGCGGACCTATTCCAACAAGCTGATGCGGCTGCGGATCATCCTGCAGGCCCTGGCGGTGCTGCTGCTGATCGCCGGCATGTGGTGGAAGAACAGCCACGGGGCCTGA
- a CDS encoding cob(I)yrinic acid a,c-diamide adenosyltransferase: MVTLNKIYTRTGDAGRTRLASGAPVSKTDLRVEAYGAVDELNAVIGLARLNSGQNDRIDAMLGRIQNELFDLGADLATPLEPAPKWEALRILASQVERLESEIDWMNESLKPLDSFILSGGSPLSAHLHLARTVCRRAERDAVRLVESGEAVNPEAARYLNRLSDHLFCAARRANANGAGDVLWRPGATR, translated from the coding sequence ATGGTGACGCTGAACAAGATCTACACCCGCACCGGCGACGCCGGCCGGACGCGTCTGGCCTCGGGCGCGCCCGTGTCCAAGACCGACCTGCGGGTCGAGGCCTATGGCGCGGTGGACGAGCTGAACGCGGTCATCGGCCTGGCCCGGCTGAACAGCGGCCAGAACGACCGCATCGACGCCATGCTGGGCCGCATCCAGAACGAACTGTTCGACCTGGGCGCCGACCTGGCCACGCCGCTGGAGCCCGCGCCCAAGTGGGAGGCGCTGCGCATCCTCGCCTCCCAGGTCGAGCGGCTGGAATCCGAGATCGACTGGATGAACGAGAGCCTGAAGCCGCTGGACAGCTTCATCCTGTCGGGCGGCTCGCCCCTGTCGGCGCATCTGCACCTGGCGCGCACCGTCTGCCGCCGGGCCGAGCGCGACGCCGTGCGCCTAGTCGAATCGGGCGAGGCCGTGAACCCCGAGGCGGCGCGCTATCTGAATCGCCTGTCGGACCACCTGTTCTGCGCCGCCCGCCGCGCCAACGCCAACGGCGCGGGCGACGTCCTGTGGCGGCCCGGCGCGACGCGCTGA
- a CDS encoding DUF167 family protein has translation MTARIPVKLTPRAAADRIDGWDVDPDGRPVLKVRVRAQPVEGEANAALIAVLAKALGVPKRAVSLARGGQSRLKMIEVQGLAEDEAKARLSVG, from the coding sequence ATGACCGCCCGCATCCCCGTCAAGCTGACCCCCCGCGCCGCCGCCGACCGCATCGACGGCTGGGACGTCGACCCCGACGGCCGCCCGGTGCTCAAGGTCCGCGTGCGCGCCCAGCCGGTCGAGGGCGAGGCCAACGCCGCCCTGATCGCCGTCCTGGCCAAGGCCCTGGGCGTGCCCAAGCGGGCGGTGTCCCTGGCGCGCGGCGGCCAGTCGCGGCTCAAGATGATCGAGGTCCAGGGCCTCGCCGAAGACGAGGCGAAGGCCCGCCTGTCCGTGGGCTGA
- a CDS encoding electron transfer flavoprotein subunit alpha/FixB family protein, which yields MAVLVIADHDGSAVRDTTHKTVTAALALSSDVDVLVLGKGAQAVADAAAKISGVRKVLLAEGDAVAHGLAEAVEATVLPLAGNYDAILTPANTDGKNFAPRIAAKLDVAPISDIVEVVSGDTFVRPIYAGNALETIQSADAKKVITVRPTAFAAAPNNESEGGSASVESVAAGEAPKTAFVSEEMVKSDRPELGAAKIVVSGGRALGSAEEFHAVMDPLADKLGAAVGASRAAVDAGYAPNDYQVGQTGKVVAPALYIAIGISGAIQHLAGMKDSKIIVAINKDADAPIFQVADYGWVADYKTAVPELMAALG from the coding sequence ATGGCCGTTCTCGTCATCGCCGACCACGACGGCTCGGCCGTTCGCGACACCACCCACAAGACCGTGACGGCCGCCCTGGCGCTGTCGTCCGACGTCGACGTTCTGGTGCTGGGCAAGGGCGCGCAAGCCGTGGCTGACGCCGCCGCCAAGATTTCGGGCGTGCGCAAGGTGCTGCTGGCCGAAGGCGACGCCGTCGCCCACGGCCTGGCCGAGGCCGTCGAGGCCACCGTCCTGCCGCTGGCCGGGAACTACGACGCCATCCTGACCCCGGCCAACACCGACGGTAAGAACTTCGCCCCGCGCATCGCCGCCAAGCTGGACGTCGCGCCGATCTCGGACATCGTCGAAGTCGTCTCGGGCGATACCTTCGTGCGCCCGATCTACGCCGGCAACGCGCTGGAGACGATCCAGTCGGCCGACGCCAAGAAGGTCATCACCGTGCGCCCGACGGCGTTCGCCGCCGCCCCCAATAACGAAAGCGAAGGCGGTTCGGCCTCGGTCGAGAGCGTCGCCGCCGGCGAAGCGCCCAAGACCGCCTTCGTCTCCGAAGAAATGGTCAAGTCGGATCGCCCCGAACTGGGCGCCGCCAAGATCGTCGTCTCGGGCGGTCGCGCCCTGGGCTCGGCCGAAGAGTTCCACGCCGTCATGGACCCCCTGGCCGACAAGCTGGGCGCCGCCGTCGGCGCCTCGCGCGCGGCGGTCGATGCGGGCTATGCGCCGAACGACTATCAGGTCGGCCAGACCGGCAAGGTCGTGGCCCCGGCCCTCTACATCGCCATCGGCATCTCGGGCGCTATTCAGCACTTGGCCGGGATGAAGGACTCCAAGATCATCGTCGCCATCAACAAGGACGCCGACGCCCCGATCTTCCAGGTCGCCGATTACGGCTGGGTCGCCGACTACAAGACCGCCGTGCCGGAACTGATGGCCGCCCTGGGCTGA